The following coding sequences are from one Bifidobacterium sp. window:
- a CDS encoding tetratricopeptide repeat protein has protein sequence MDSNMVLQELQKNSQHLGPLVKRRIFKDFPGVPGELSIGWAQLPEFKGTGFALGVFPDSDHFAQVAVADDRGRIFVGTQIGMDTHDMQPRFMLSKETEVNIPYGQRFGVEDDSPEIVDAIQGGVVGRDSHGRLTWLASWLKYDNRYTLEQMRTPLPSDMRTDLEYRDAMAISFFASYMLPQIRGFLVGFGSGNIFRRLNREAPIGAIRRSVQDTVHARAQGLRASGLEDHFADIMREAGALDPAPGLESIHGAEPLHLYTSSFSGSYFFSWDSGLEFSAALRSLKIEGNLNRFAATGAWLERNSRLGVFPTEDTVTRAEASQIDFALLNNPALSAMPLDEQLPKNFDPVHDDGKYAAFMLVELAQEAAAQTYEQFPDPTDTKFAADKSEDITDAGSSEWVYRQTMSLLLRRLRLPYRFDVEMRSNLEGGDVALAFTTAGVTMMPNSRYDENQRAWVELDDVQKATMSADYNLRVGIMMAALAFGADSNVQRVSLHIDSIGLEEAVAEQDSAITQLMSQALAAFERIRTGHLAPGGSKADPKDGDVHGDPAHASSPASDNHDHDDSLNSTFQSLMRDVDFDEMTFMAPDDDADNVGKDDVRHDGPSSSDSGAHGNGHTDASEQDNDTEDSQARGAGSDAMGLNDMGVGDMPSSAILDNDDAQEDPLSALHRNPTVRNMATVTFERKSFLKALGEEGLNHPKEFFRSFEAVMNVDGKGGLKPVNADFDLRDDIFAPHASQEEPELTDMQLGGEVAKVLGARNANGLSIQRMDVLQRSVNDFHQLAKNEQMPSVQKAQEAMGIITEVNDPELLALASEVTSALIDGTDTPDVDFTFANDLDKERVKARDLLFSGQTEQALQTAQAAVQQMDAHFAVGDGIPRYFNSYAERVVYNRLFATPGESTVLIPDNLFYAHMELADVLAQLSGAEESLPHLNTMVSYAPAYPLSHLKLAVQLARNEDWDSARAATLNALRVALDRDDASFAYYRLAYASWMRDEFDIATAAYVMSEHISPGQIPALQAELQEIHARAQSQCVAVPQTVEEAQQVLHHYDLPVWPRTEVASIVRDAARVCVDHGMFVPARTLSVASARMNDDENGGIDVVQAQFLRTLNA, from the coding sequence ATGGATTCGAACATGGTGTTGCAAGAGTTGCAAAAGAATTCTCAGCATCTTGGTCCTCTGGTAAAGCGAAGGATTTTCAAGGATTTTCCAGGAGTACCAGGTGAATTATCCATCGGCTGGGCACAGCTTCCAGAGTTCAAAGGTACCGGCTTTGCTTTAGGTGTATTTCCAGATAGCGATCATTTTGCGCAAGTGGCTGTGGCAGATGACCGTGGCAGAATTTTTGTCGGAACTCAGATCGGCATGGATACCCATGATATGCAGCCGAGATTCATGTTGAGCAAGGAAACCGAGGTGAACATCCCCTACGGCCAAAGATTTGGTGTAGAGGATGACTCACCTGAGATAGTTGATGCTATTCAAGGTGGAGTAGTTGGCCGTGATTCTCATGGCAGACTAACTTGGTTGGCTTCATGGTTGAAATACGACAATCGCTACACCCTTGAGCAGATGAGGACGCCGCTGCCATCAGACATGCGCACGGATTTGGAGTACCGCGATGCTATGGCTATTAGTTTCTTCGCCAGTTATATGCTTCCACAGATACGGGGATTTCTAGTTGGGTTTGGGTCCGGTAATATATTTCGTCGTCTTAATAGAGAAGCCCCTATTGGCGCAATTCGACGCAGTGTCCAAGACACGGTACATGCGCGTGCTCAAGGATTGAGAGCTTCTGGTTTAGAAGATCATTTCGCTGACATTATGAGAGAGGCTGGAGCTCTTGACCCAGCTCCGGGTCTTGAGTCAATCCACGGTGCTGAACCCTTGCATCTATATACCTCATCATTTTCCGGAAGTTATTTCTTTTCTTGGGACTCCGGGCTGGAATTCTCAGCTGCTTTACGTTCTTTGAAGATAGAGGGTAATCTCAACCGTTTTGCAGCCACAGGTGCTTGGCTTGAGCGGAATTCTCGTCTTGGTGTGTTTCCCACAGAGGACACAGTCACGCGTGCTGAAGCATCGCAGATAGATTTTGCTCTGCTTAATAACCCTGCTTTGTCCGCAATGCCATTGGACGAACAACTTCCCAAGAATTTCGATCCTGTTCATGATGACGGCAAATATGCCGCATTCATGTTGGTTGAATTGGCTCAGGAAGCTGCTGCTCAGACTTACGAACAATTTCCTGACCCAACTGATACAAAGTTTGCTGCAGACAAATCTGAGGATATAACGGATGCGGGTTCGTCGGAGTGGGTGTATCGGCAGACGATGTCTTTGCTTCTGAGAAGGTTGCGTTTACCATACCGATTCGACGTAGAAATGCGTTCAAATCTTGAAGGTGGAGACGTGGCTCTTGCCTTCACTACCGCAGGTGTAACCATGATGCCCAATAGTCGTTATGACGAAAATCAGCGAGCATGGGTCGAGCTGGATGATGTGCAAAAAGCCACTATGAGTGCTGACTACAACCTTCGTGTTGGCATCATGATGGCAGCGTTGGCCTTCGGTGCTGATAGCAATGTTCAACGAGTGTCGCTGCATATTGATTCCATCGGATTAGAAGAGGCCGTTGCGGAGCAGGATTCCGCAATAACGCAGCTGATGAGCCAGGCTTTGGCTGCATTTGAGCGTATCCGCACAGGGCATCTAGCGCCTGGAGGGTCCAAGGCTGATCCGAAAGACGGTGACGTACACGGTGATCCCGCACACGCTTCATCACCTGCTTCGGATAATCACGACCATGATGATTCGTTGAATAGCACCTTCCAAAGCTTGATGCGAGATGTTGACTTCGATGAAATGACTTTCATGGCACCTGATGATGATGCTGATAACGTCGGTAAAGATGATGTGCGTCATGATGGTCCATCATCATCAGACAGTGGTGCACACGGCAATGGGCACACTGACGCTTCCGAGCAAGATAACGATACCGAGGATTCACAAGCTCGAGGTGCTGGGTCAGACGCTATGGGTTTGAATGATATGGGTGTCGGCGATATGCCAAGCTCAGCCATATTAGATAATGACGACGCTCAGGAAGACCCACTCAGCGCTCTGCACCGCAACCCGACTGTACGCAATATGGCTACGGTGACGTTTGAACGCAAGAGCTTCCTGAAAGCATTGGGTGAAGAGGGTCTTAATCATCCTAAAGAGTTTTTCCGCTCATTTGAGGCAGTAATGAATGTGGATGGCAAAGGTGGTCTCAAACCTGTTAATGCTGATTTTGATCTTAGAGATGACATATTCGCTCCTCACGCTTCTCAAGAAGAACCTGAACTGACTGATATGCAGCTTGGAGGTGAAGTTGCGAAAGTCCTTGGAGCCAGAAATGCGAATGGTCTGTCTATTCAGCGCATGGATGTGTTGCAGAGATCGGTGAACGATTTCCACCAGTTGGCAAAGAATGAGCAGATGCCATCGGTGCAAAAGGCGCAAGAGGCTATGGGGATTATTACCGAGGTTAACGATCCAGAACTGCTTGCCTTGGCTTCCGAGGTTACTAGTGCTTTGATTGATGGAACGGACACCCCTGATGTTGATTTCACTTTTGCTAATGATCTCGACAAAGAACGGGTGAAAGCCAGAGATTTACTGTTTTCTGGTCAAACTGAGCAAGCACTTCAGACAGCCCAAGCAGCCGTTCAACAAATGGATGCCCACTTTGCTGTTGGCGATGGCATACCTCGATATTTCAATTCATATGCAGAACGTGTGGTCTATAACCGTTTGTTTGCAACTCCTGGCGAATCAACGGTACTGATCCCAGACAATCTCTTTTACGCGCATATGGAGCTTGCGGATGTGCTCGCGCAACTCAGTGGTGCTGAAGAATCATTGCCTCATTTGAATACTATGGTCTCGTATGCTCCGGCATATCCGCTGTCGCACTTGAAATTAGCCGTGCAACTAGCGCGTAATGAGGACTGGGATTCTGCTCGTGCTGCAACCCTGAATGCCTTGCGAGTTGCTTTGGATAGAGACGATGCATCATTTGCATACTATCGTTTGGCTTATGCTTCGTGGATGCGGGATGAATTTGACATTGCTACGGCTGCATACGTGATGAGTGAACATATCAGCCCTGGCCAGATACCTGCTCTTCAAGCTGAGCTGCAAGAGATTCATGCTCGTGCTCAATCTCAGTGTGTAGCAGTTCCTCAGACCGTAGAGGAGGCTCAACAAGTGCTACATCATTATGACCTTCCAGTGTGGCCCCGCACAGAAGTTGCCTCAATCGTGCGTGATGCAGCACGGGTTTGTGTTGATCACGGTATGTTTGTTCCTGCCCGCACACTTTCGGTTGCTTCAGCGAGGATGAATGACGACGAAAACGGCGGTATTGATGTGGTGCAAGCCCAATTCTTGAGGACATTGAATGCCTGA
- the ligA gene encoding NAD-dependent DNA ligase LigA, whose protein sequence is MPEQLDPKSIASTPDMSDMPDQGYQSTESSSDNSSDSAVNVAGSREWIDNMQPTDADALALQQVDVGTLSSTEARRLWTKLVAWVESDQIAYYLDDAPTSSDAAYDARMLCLQELERLFPSLDSPQSPTHRVGGTFSNDFTSVRHPSRMMSLDDVFSIEELRDWYNGVRRDLDWSESQSLPMTCEVKIDGLALNLIYRDGVLDQGLTRGDGVTGEDITLNVRTIGTIPRRLGGPKNDIPEMVEVRGEVFMRFEDFTALNEQQAQSGKPPFANPRNAAAGSLRQKDPQITASRHLSFYAHGIGTLRWGSESSHAGHDEVKDQSQAYELYQRWGVPVSPHNREVGSFADILTMIEYYGEHRADIEHALDGIVVKIDDLALQRRLGSTARAPRWAIAYKYPPEEVNTELLDITVQVGRTGRVTPVAMLKPVYVAGSTVSRTTLHNPSEVKRKGVLIGDTVVVRKAGDVIPELVGPVVERRKGREQQLHEFVMPTHCPSCGALLAPAKEGDIDIRCPNVESCPAQLTERVIHIASRKALDIEHLGEQSAIALTNPEDNRPQSVDVFAPEIRELIVGPGEEPEPYEVPANLQLPVAQQAVLSSEAGLFDLTVEQLQDVRVWREAPIIEVTEEVIQGKVRRQRRKVGSSGLWYQRYAFTNQTSSIGDVDNLSDTEYASDLDTHDDQGGMTGEAVADVDYEEGATRKPSKNTLRMLEEIDNARHADLWRVLVALSIRHLGPTSAHMIASRFRSLDALGQASVEELSELDGVGMEIAESIVHWFAAAQSSGDWRGNILEAWKRAGVGMNVEEHTVTQTLSGMTVVVTGSLENFSRDSAKEAIIERGGKASGSVSKKTTYVVVGENAGSKAVKAESLGIPMLDEAEFEHLLQHGSPKDA, encoded by the coding sequence ATGCCTGAGCAATTAGATCCGAAATCTATCGCCAGTACGCCAGATATGTCAGATATGCCAGATCAAGGATATCAATCTACCGAAAGTTCTTCTGATAACTCGTCAGACAGTGCTGTAAACGTGGCAGGCAGTCGTGAGTGGATTGACAACATGCAGCCGACCGACGCTGATGCTTTAGCGTTACAACAAGTCGATGTGGGTACGCTATCGAGTACTGAAGCCAGAAGGCTGTGGACCAAGTTGGTTGCTTGGGTTGAATCCGACCAAATTGCTTATTACCTTGATGATGCTCCAACGTCCTCAGATGCTGCATACGACGCACGTATGTTGTGCCTGCAGGAGCTCGAACGGCTGTTTCCCTCTCTTGATAGCCCTCAGTCACCTACACATCGTGTTGGTGGTACTTTTTCCAATGATTTCACGTCTGTACGCCACCCCTCTCGGATGATGAGTCTTGATGACGTGTTTAGCATCGAAGAACTTCGAGATTGGTATAACGGAGTTCGACGTGATTTAGATTGGTCTGAGAGCCAGTCTTTGCCGATGACTTGCGAAGTGAAGATTGATGGTCTGGCACTAAATCTGATCTATCGAGATGGCGTGCTTGACCAAGGACTTACTCGCGGTGATGGTGTTACGGGCGAGGATATTACTCTCAACGTTCGAACCATTGGCACAATTCCCAGACGCTTGGGTGGCCCTAAGAACGACATTCCTGAGATGGTCGAGGTACGTGGTGAAGTGTTTATGCGCTTCGAGGATTTTACTGCATTAAATGAGCAGCAGGCTCAGTCGGGTAAACCACCCTTTGCTAACCCTCGAAACGCCGCGGCAGGTTCATTACGTCAAAAAGATCCCCAAATCACAGCATCTCGGCACTTAAGTTTTTATGCACATGGCATTGGCACGCTTCGTTGGGGTAGTGAAAGTTCCCACGCTGGTCATGATGAAGTCAAGGATCAATCTCAGGCCTACGAGTTGTACCAGCGTTGGGGTGTTCCGGTATCACCGCATAATCGCGAAGTAGGATCTTTTGCCGATATTCTCACGATGATTGAATATTACGGTGAGCATCGCGCAGATATTGAGCACGCTCTAGATGGTATCGTCGTAAAAATTGATGATTTGGCTTTACAGCGTCGTCTTGGTTCAACTGCACGAGCACCTCGATGGGCGATTGCCTATAAATATCCACCCGAGGAAGTTAACACAGAGTTGCTTGACATTACCGTGCAAGTTGGTCGAACGGGTCGTGTTACGCCTGTCGCCATGCTTAAACCGGTGTATGTAGCTGGTTCCACGGTCTCTAGAACGACTCTCCATAACCCTTCCGAAGTGAAGCGCAAAGGTGTTCTGATCGGTGACACAGTGGTGGTGCGTAAAGCTGGAGATGTAATTCCAGAGCTTGTGGGTCCTGTGGTTGAACGACGCAAAGGCCGTGAACAACAGTTGCATGAGTTTGTGATGCCAACTCATTGCCCGAGCTGTGGCGCATTGTTAGCTCCTGCAAAAGAAGGCGATATTGACATTCGTTGCCCTAACGTGGAGTCCTGTCCAGCTCAACTTACTGAACGGGTAATCCATATTGCATCGCGTAAAGCCTTAGATATTGAGCATCTAGGGGAGCAGAGTGCAATTGCGCTAACCAACCCCGAAGATAATCGCCCCCAAAGTGTGGATGTGTTTGCTCCGGAAATCCGTGAACTTATTGTCGGACCTGGGGAAGAACCGGAACCTTACGAAGTGCCAGCAAATTTGCAATTGCCTGTGGCGCAACAAGCTGTGCTGTCTAGCGAGGCAGGACTCTTTGATTTGACTGTCGAGCAGCTGCAAGATGTACGTGTTTGGCGGGAAGCTCCGATTATTGAGGTGACCGAGGAAGTCATTCAAGGTAAAGTCCGTCGCCAACGTCGCAAAGTCGGCAGTAGTGGACTGTGGTATCAGCGTTATGCGTTCACCAATCAGACTTCAAGCATCGGCGACGTTGATAACCTTAGCGACACGGAATATGCAAGCGACCTCGATACTCATGATGATCAAGGCGGCATGACTGGTGAGGCAGTTGCCGACGTGGATTATGAGGAAGGCGCCACTAGGAAGCCTTCAAAAAATACGCTGCGTATGCTCGAAGAAATAGATAATGCGAGACATGCCGATTTGTGGCGTGTACTAGTAGCCTTGTCGATTCGTCATCTTGGGCCAACATCAGCTCATATGATTGCTTCGCGTTTCCGTTCCTTAGATGCCTTAGGGCAGGCCAGCGTTGAGGAGCTTTCAGAACTTGATGGTGTGGGCATGGAGATTGCTGAATCGATTGTGCATTGGTTTGCTGCAGCCCAAAGCTCAGGTGACTGGCGTGGCAACATATTGGAAGCTTGGAAACGTGCAGGTGTGGGCATGAACGTTGAAGAGCATACTGTTACGCAAACCCTTAGCGGTATGACCGTAGTTGTTACAGGCAGTCTTGAGAATTTTTCGCGGGATTCAGCAAAAGAGGCGATTATTGAACGTGGTGGCAAAGCCTCTGGGTCGGTGAGTAAGAAAACCACCTATGTGGTGGTGGGCGAGAACGCAGGTTCAAAGGCAGTAAAAGCTGAAAGTCTAGGTATACCAATGTTGGATGAGGCTGAGTTCGAGCATTTGTTGCAACATGGTTCACCAAAAGATGCCTAG
- a CDS encoding P-loop NTPase, whose amino-acid sequence MTMMHTNEESASQSIEQHLYQRLSKVIDPELGRSITDMGMIVSIEAVPRVPSVENGIAAYDVVVQVELTVKGCPLSETITNQIKGAISSYPSADLTPHIEVSSMSKEKLSHLVEGLKEARRSNPFTKKDVKTRIFAIASGKGGVGKSSITANLAATFASLGYDTAAIDADIYGFSLPSIFGVHTQPTNLNGMLMPVTAWGVKLMSIGMFTGADRAILWRGPRLQRSLEQFLSDVWWGEPDVLLLDLAPGTGDMAISVAQTLPNAELVIVTTPQPSASEVAVRSGLVALQVPMKVRGVVENMSWFDHQGEHLHIFGEGGGERVSERLTHALQYPVPLLSQLPLETDMRTTAESGRPAVLNKDGALDNSALAQSFKKLALSLMS is encoded by the coding sequence ATGACCATGATGCACACCAACGAAGAGTCTGCTTCGCAAAGCATCGAGCAACATCTCTATCAGCGATTGAGCAAAGTTATCGATCCTGAACTTGGCCGGTCAATTACAGATATGGGCATGATTGTTTCTATAGAAGCAGTGCCGAGAGTGCCGTCTGTCGAGAACGGTATTGCCGCATACGATGTTGTGGTTCAAGTCGAGCTAACCGTGAAAGGGTGCCCGCTCTCCGAGACTATTACTAATCAAATTAAGGGCGCCATTTCTTCATATCCTTCAGCTGATTTAACTCCACATATTGAAGTGTCATCGATGAGTAAAGAGAAACTCTCGCACTTGGTGGAGGGGCTTAAAGAGGCCAGAAGAAGCAACCCATTCACGAAAAAAGATGTGAAAACTAGGATTTTTGCTATTGCCTCTGGTAAAGGTGGCGTAGGAAAATCCTCGATAACTGCGAATTTGGCAGCTACCTTTGCTTCGCTTGGGTATGACACTGCAGCAATCGATGCTGATATTTATGGATTTTCACTGCCTTCAATTTTTGGTGTGCACACTCAACCTACGAATCTCAACGGCATGCTGATGCCAGTGACTGCGTGGGGAGTAAAGCTTATGTCCATTGGAATGTTCACGGGTGCAGACCGTGCGATTCTGTGGAGAGGTCCACGTTTGCAGCGTTCACTCGAGCAGTTTCTTTCCGATGTGTGGTGGGGTGAGCCTGATGTACTTCTTCTTGACCTTGCTCCAGGCACGGGAGATATGGCTATTTCGGTTGCGCAGACCCTGCCTAATGCTGAGCTGGTGATTGTGACAACTCCTCAACCTTCTGCTTCAGAGGTTGCAGTACGTTCTGGTCTAGTTGCTTTGCAAGTACCTATGAAGGTTCGCGGCGTTGTCGAGAATATGAGTTGGTTCGATCATCAAGGTGAGCATCTACATATCTTTGGTGAGGGTGGGGGCGAACGGGTATCCGAGCGATTGACGCATGCTCTGCAATATCCAGTGCCGTTATTGTCACAATTGCCCTTGGAAACCGATATGCGTACAACTGCGGAGTCGGGACGTCCAGCAGTGCTCAACAAAGATGGGGCACTCGATAATTCAGCCTTGGCTCAATCCTTCAAAAAACTCGCTTTATCCCTGATGTCATAG
- a CDS encoding ATP-binding cassette domain-containing protein: MFQRTVLTLNDITVTQIGTSNTLFDSANVTFSQGWTAVLGDNGIGKTTLIRVIMGDIPAAHGTITPSPKNVIFGYCPQDNTIRPKNIEDFASDWSALAISIRDDLNLEESWLWRFESLSGGEQKRVQLACALALDPDVLIFDEPSNHVDEVTAQAIATVMQHFQGIGIVISHDVNLINATVQQCLFMERKHSNGHNLTVLTMRKGNYTQAASQAQLEADSASQELKEAKRTANRIDSAKAHRVYEAAQSAAKRRGDKIDRKDHDARAKRRFAIVTGKDARAGAASARIDHQVQAAHHRVDGITTASKRYDGDMWLDAQVSHRKELIRIEEGLLPYASSDANAPRDAPRRGVIVPTLSVGPHDHIGISGPNGTGKSTLYRAVLECINAQQDGVSVLAIDQITGQRQAAWAMQRLRDMSSQDRAAVLSAMAQLNADPDKLLTGESPSPGELRKLLLCLGAREHPELIIMDEPTNHLDLHSKQALGKTLAAFPGAVMVISHDSYFLDLVASTRWVLDWSTSGAILGVC; encoded by the coding sequence ATGTTTCAACGCACGGTATTAACGCTCAATGACATCACTGTTACTCAAATAGGTACATCGAACACACTGTTCGATAGCGCCAATGTGACTTTCTCACAAGGTTGGACGGCCGTTCTCGGAGATAATGGCATAGGCAAAACCACGCTCATACGTGTGATTATGGGCGACATTCCCGCAGCACATGGGACTATCACGCCCTCGCCAAAGAATGTGATATTTGGATATTGCCCACAAGATAATACGATTCGGCCGAAGAATATAGAGGACTTTGCCTCAGACTGGTCAGCCTTAGCAATCAGTATCAGAGATGATTTGAATCTTGAAGAATCGTGGTTATGGCGTTTCGAATCTCTCTCAGGTGGTGAGCAGAAGCGTGTTCAGTTGGCTTGCGCATTAGCATTAGATCCTGATGTGCTTATTTTTGACGAACCAAGCAACCATGTGGATGAAGTGACTGCACAAGCAATCGCAACGGTGATGCAACATTTTCAGGGTATAGGAATCGTAATTTCGCATGATGTCAATTTGATTAATGCCACAGTGCAACAGTGTCTCTTCATGGAACGAAAGCACAGCAATGGACACAATCTGACTGTACTGACCATGAGGAAAGGCAATTACACGCAAGCCGCATCTCAAGCGCAACTTGAGGCAGACAGTGCCTCTCAAGAGCTAAAAGAAGCCAAACGTACTGCAAACAGAATTGACTCGGCTAAAGCTCATCGAGTATATGAGGCAGCTCAATCTGCGGCAAAAAGGCGCGGAGACAAGATCGATAGAAAAGACCACGATGCCCGTGCTAAACGACGTTTTGCCATTGTAACAGGTAAAGATGCCCGTGCCGGTGCTGCTAGTGCACGTATTGATCATCAAGTGCAAGCTGCACACCATCGGGTTGACGGCATAACAACAGCGAGTAAACGTTACGACGGTGATATGTGGTTAGATGCTCAGGTCAGTCACCGTAAGGAATTGATCAGAATCGAAGAAGGTTTATTACCGTATGCTTCGTCAGATGCGAATGCTCCTCGTGATGCACCAAGACGTGGTGTGATTGTTCCGACGCTAAGCGTGGGGCCGCATGATCACATCGGTATTTCGGGGCCAAACGGCACTGGGAAAAGTACGTTATACCGTGCTGTGCTTGAATGTATTAACGCACAACAAGATGGTGTTTCAGTACTTGCTATCGACCAAATCACTGGTCAGCGCCAAGCCGCATGGGCGATGCAAAGGCTGCGAGATATGTCATCCCAGGATCGTGCTGCTGTGTTGAGTGCCATGGCTCAACTCAATGCTGACCCTGACAAGCTGCTTACCGGTGAGTCGCCTTCACCAGGCGAGTTGCGTAAGCTTTTATTGTGTCTAGGCGCTAGAGAACATCCTGAGTTAATTATTATGGATGAACCCACGAATCATCTAGATTTGCATTCGAAGCAGGCACTGGGCAAGACTCTGGCGGCATTCCCTGGTGCGGTTATGGTAATTTCGCATGACTCATACTTCTTAGATCTCGTTGCTAGCACTCGGTGGGTCCTCGATTGGAGTACTAGTGGAGCAATCTTGGGCGTTTGTTGA
- the rarD gene encoding EamA family transporter RarD has product MSAMPTATPVTQTPRGLLAITISSVAWGLFPIYWDALRSVPPNTVLAYRIITTMITMFVLLVLLRKHRHFIASCAKLWKNKKLFLLAVIAALLISANWLLYIILVGAGKTLEASASYFLMPVMNMLIAILVLHERTNIFGWVSIALASIGVSIFIFGSGGVPWLGLIMALTFCGYGLLKRVVPLDSLQSITFETAVVTPLAFLWLIWQPGFGIVHQQSTIIALLMGAGVVTAVPLITFAYGVQHSQYLTVGFVQYINPTLQFLSAIFFLHEAINHTVLLAFCVIWLSLAVYSFALVALHRKTAILHSATASQTQPQAPTAPV; this is encoded by the coding sequence ATGTCGGCTATGCCTACGGCCACTCCTGTCACACAGACACCTCGCGGTCTCCTCGCGATAACCATATCCAGCGTAGCTTGGGGATTATTCCCCATCTATTGGGATGCTCTGCGCAGCGTCCCACCAAACACTGTGCTCGCATATCGAATCATTACCACGATGATAACGATGTTCGTACTGTTGGTACTACTACGAAAGCATCGTCACTTTATTGCTAGTTGTGCAAAGTTATGGAAAAACAAAAAACTCTTTCTACTGGCTGTTATCGCTGCACTACTGATCAGCGCGAATTGGCTGCTATATATCATTTTGGTGGGTGCAGGCAAGACTCTGGAAGCTTCAGCCTCATATTTTTTGATGCCAGTGATGAATATGCTCATTGCCATTCTTGTGCTACACGAACGCACCAATATATTCGGTTGGGTGTCCATTGCACTGGCAAGCATTGGAGTCAGCATATTTATCTTCGGCAGCGGTGGTGTACCCTGGCTGGGCTTAATTATGGCATTAACCTTCTGCGGCTATGGTCTACTAAAACGAGTAGTGCCTCTGGACTCGCTACAATCCATAACCTTCGAAACAGCAGTAGTCACTCCTCTAGCTTTTCTGTGGTTGATATGGCAACCAGGATTCGGGATTGTACATCAGCAGAGCACGATAATCGCGCTACTGATGGGTGCAGGAGTCGTTACTGCCGTACCGCTTATCACCTTTGCCTACGGAGTGCAGCACTCTCAGTATCTCACCGTTGGGTTTGTGCAGTATATCAACCCAACTCTGCAGTTTCTTTCTGCAATTTTCTTTCTCCACGAAGCCATTAACCACACAGTACTTTTGGCATTCTGCGTGATCTGGCTGTCACTGGCCGTGTACTCCTTCGCCTTGGTTGCCCTGCACCGGAAAACTGCGATACTGCACTCCGCTACAGCGTCGCAGACACAGCCACAGGCACCAACCGCACCTGTTTAG